One genomic segment of Stenotrophomonas sp. 704A1 includes these proteins:
- the mtgA gene encoding monofunctional biosynthetic peptidoglycan transglycosylase: protein MGAGGEQYKVDTDAVPAPRRRWRWKRLLWLPVLLVGFSCLQVLVLRFVDPPLSMVMVWRYGEALGQGDGSYRLHYQWRDLQQMAPSLPISLVAAEDQRFPDHRGFDLQAIEKARDHNARGGRLRGASTISQQVAKNLFLWQGRSWIRKGLEVWYTVLIEAFWPKQRILEMYANIAEFGDGVYGAQAAAQTFWGKDAARLSPAESARLAAVLPAPRRYNAARPGPYVQRRAAWIQRQARQLGGAGYLQDD from the coding sequence ATGGGGGCAGGGGGAGAGCAGTACAAGGTGGATACCGACGCGGTCCCGGCACCGCGCCGGCGCTGGCGCTGGAAGCGGCTGCTGTGGCTGCCGGTGCTGCTGGTGGGGTTCAGCTGCCTGCAGGTGCTGGTGCTGCGCTTCGTCGATCCGCCGCTGTCGATGGTGATGGTCTGGCGCTATGGCGAGGCGCTGGGGCAGGGTGACGGCTCCTACCGCCTGCACTACCAATGGCGTGACCTGCAGCAGATGGCGCCGAGCCTGCCGATCTCGCTGGTGGCCGCCGAGGACCAGCGCTTTCCCGACCACCGCGGTTTCGACCTGCAGGCCATTGAAAAGGCCCGCGACCACAATGCCCGCGGCGGTCGCCTGCGCGGGGCCAGCACGATCAGCCAGCAGGTCGCCAAGAACCTGTTCCTGTGGCAGGGCCGCAGCTGGATCCGCAAGGGTCTGGAGGTCTGGTATACGGTGCTGATCGAGGCGTTCTGGCCCAAACAGCGGATCCTGGAGATGTACGCCAACATCGCCGAGTTCGGCGATGGCGTGTATGGCGCGCAGGCGGCGGCGCAGACGTTCTGGGGCAAGGATGCCGCGCGGCTGAGCCCGGCCGAGAGCGCGCGCCTGGCCGCCGTGCTGCCGGCACCGCGCCGTTACAACGCGGCGCGGCCGGGGCCGTACGTGCAGCGGCGTGCCGCGTGGATCCAGCGCCAGGCACGGCAGCTGGGCGGCGCGGGCTACCTGCAGGACGACTGA
- the hslO gene encoding Hsp33 family molecular chaperone HslO encodes MTAQSDSLIRFLLPDAGVRGVHVRLHSTWQDIQSHGHYPDSATELLGQACVASALFTGHTKVDGRLSIQLRSNTALRTLFAECTAAGTLRGIAQLAEGGDAPRDLTTLGRDALLAITIENPGLDPREPQRYQSLVALTAAELDEAFEDYFRQSEQLPTRLLLAADRDGAAGLLLQKLPGDEGDDDGWSRASALFDTLGKAELLATPAEELLHRLFHEEKAERVGDKALAFACSCSRERVASMLYSLGEQEARAAAEDTGSVHVRCEFCGQEYHFPLTEFGILFHGAEGAVPAPERLQ; translated from the coding sequence ATGACCGCCCAATCCGATTCCCTGATCCGCTTCCTGCTTCCCGACGCCGGCGTGCGTGGCGTGCACGTGCGCCTGCACTCCACCTGGCAGGACATCCAGTCCCATGGCCACTACCCCGACAGTGCCACCGAACTGCTGGGCCAGGCCTGCGTGGCATCGGCGCTGTTCACCGGCCACACCAAGGTCGACGGCCGCCTGTCGATCCAGCTGCGCAGCAACACCGCACTGCGCACCCTGTTCGCCGAATGCACCGCCGCCGGCACCCTGCGCGGCATCGCGCAGCTGGCCGAGGGCGGTGATGCCCCGCGCGACCTGACCACGCTGGGCCGGGATGCGCTGCTGGCCATCACCATCGAGAACCCCGGACTGGATCCGCGCGAGCCGCAGCGCTACCAGAGCCTGGTGGCGCTGACCGCAGCGGAGCTGGATGAGGCGTTCGAGGACTATTTCCGCCAGTCCGAACAGCTGCCCACCCGCCTGCTGCTGGCCGCGGACCGCGACGGAGCGGCCGGTCTGCTGCTGCAGAAGCTGCCGGGCGATGAAGGCGATGATGACGGCTGGTCGCGCGCCAGCGCACTGTTCGACACCCTGGGCAAGGCCGAGCTGCTGGCCACCCCGGCCGAGGAACTGCTGCACCGCCTGTTCCACGAAGAGAAGGCCGAGCGGGTCGGCGACAAGGCCCTGGCCTTCGCCTGCTCCTGCTCGCGTGAACGGGTCGCCTCGATGCTCTACTCGCTGGGCGAGCAGGAGGCCCGTGCGGCCGCCGAGGACACCGGCTCGGTCCATGTGCGTTGCGAATTCTGCGGACAGGAGTATCACTTCCCGTTGACGGAGTTCGGCATACTGTTCCACGGTGCCGAGGGGGCTGTACCGGCACCTGAACGCCTTCAGTAA
- a CDS encoding XOO1806 family protein — translation MRTFLRLPLALLIALGAITGVHAQSKDTRTVLPVWNKGSGKVEALLYLEPTGEQAVGARWHFGRNSLDAAFGLSSGDSLGLLCNSSSGTSISGLASHCMLASLGDDDDAISSNRRLTGTAALNRGTGRLGITAGTGRETLPAWLAAPNKTPSLRAEQNDLTVFAQKNIGREGFVSIAGTYAKARLVPLADASPAIVDRWDSKSLSLGAGYGNFSGSIIGRVVDVPGKPGKWEGLGIGLTWRTPWSGQLTVGAENVISRGKNPFSPRNESNDDGTVPYVRYEQDL, via the coding sequence ATGCGTACCTTCCTGCGTCTACCGCTGGCGCTGCTGATCGCCCTAGGCGCGATCACGGGCGTGCATGCGCAGAGCAAGGACACCCGCACCGTGCTGCCGGTCTGGAACAAGGGCAGCGGCAAGGTCGAAGCCCTGCTGTACCTGGAGCCGACCGGCGAACAGGCGGTCGGTGCCCGCTGGCATTTTGGCCGCAACTCGCTCGATGCCGCGTTCGGCCTGTCCTCCGGTGACTCGCTGGGCCTGCTGTGCAACAGCAGCAGCGGCACCAGCATCAGCGGGCTGGCCAGCCATTGCATGCTCGCCAGCCTCGGTGATGACGACGACGCGATCAGCTCCAACCGACGCCTGACCGGCACCGCCGCGCTCAACCGCGGGACCGGCCGCCTCGGCATCACCGCCGGCACCGGCCGCGAGACCCTGCCGGCCTGGCTGGCCGCCCCCAACAAGACGCCCTCGCTGCGCGCCGAGCAGAACGACCTGACCGTGTTCGCGCAGAAGAACATCGGTCGCGAAGGCTTCGTCTCCATTGCCGGCACCTATGCCAAGGCACGCCTGGTACCGCTGGCCGATGCGTCTCCGGCCATCGTCGACCGCTGGGACAGCAAGAGCCTGAGCTTGGGCGCCGGCTATGGCAATTTCAGCGGCAGCATCATCGGTCGCGTGGTCGACGTGCCAGGCAAGCCCGGCAAATGGGAAGGCCTGGGCATCGGCCTGACCTGGCGCACGCCGTGGTCCGGGCAGCTCACCGTGGGCGCCGAGAACGTGATCAGCCGCGGC